One genomic window of Desulfobotulus mexicanus includes the following:
- a CDS encoding phosphate ABC transporter substrate-binding protein, whose amino-acid sequence MRYIQKIFMVSFLLIFPFVVQVYAGESVSFKGKSGTLQIAGGTAHIPVMRDLARLVMTEAPSVRIAIAGGGSGVGIQKVGEGLVDIGNSGRRPTEREIESYGLVLYRWALDGVALAVHPSNPVDGLDAASLAAIYKGEIRNWKELGGPDRTITLYTRDAASGTREVFWSKALKKGDIVDTAHVVASNGAMKTAITQDPAAIGYVSVGHLEPGIKGLRFEGVMPGVDTVLSGAYTVSRGLYSSTEGEATGLAADFLNYLYTPEGQAIIRDKGFIPADRD is encoded by the coding sequence ATGCGTTACATTCAAAAAATCTTTATGGTGTCTTTTTTGCTGATTTTTCCCTTTGTGGTTCAGGTTTATGCGGGAGAGTCCGTATCCTTTAAAGGAAAAAGTGGAACACTGCAGATAGCAGGGGGAACGGCCCATATACCTGTTATGCGGGATCTTGCCCGTCTGGTCATGACAGAGGCACCCTCGGTCCGCATTGCCATTGCAGGCGGTGGCTCCGGCGTGGGTATCCAGAAAGTGGGAGAGGGCCTTGTGGATATAGGAAATTCAGGGCGAAGACCTACGGAGCGTGAAATTGAAAGCTATGGCCTTGTCCTTTACCGCTGGGCACTGGATGGCGTGGCTCTGGCTGTCCATCCTTCCAATCCCGTTGATGGTCTGGATGCGGCAAGCCTTGCTGCCATTTATAAAGGGGAAATCAGAAACTGGAAAGAACTCGGGGGGCCTGACAGAACCATCACCCTTTATACCAGGGATGCTGCTTCTGGAACCCGTGAGGTTTTCTGGTCAAAAGCCCTTAAAAAGGGAGATATTGTGGATACTGCCCATGTGGTGGCTTCCAATGGAGCCATGAAAACGGCCATTACCCAGGATCCTGCTGCCATTGGCTATGTATCCGTAGGTCATCTGGAGCCGGGTATCAAGGGGCTTCGTTTTGAAGGTGTAATGCCCGGAGTGGATACTGTGCTTTCCGGTGCCTATACCGTTTCCCGTGGTCTTTACAGCAGCACAGAGGGTGAAGCCACCGGGCTGGCAGCGGATTTTCTGAATTATCTTTATACGCCTGAAGGACAGGCTATTATCCGGGATAAGGGTTTTATACCCGCAGACAGGGACTGA
- a CDS encoding methyl-accepting chemotaxis protein, whose product MHFLNNLKVGRRMALAFGLLTLIIFFLGGLGYVSSIRTDSSADEIVMVRLPSLDSVLVMEYQLEKLISAQRMLLNPRNSMEVRTIAYSNIDAARKSYGEAADLYAPLPQTPEESREWQAFLDVLSKWRSVNDVFLSQSQEIDATGILNADELLGYIQMFRSDHYALMNRVANYILLGESFDGGEDHRECNFGRWLISFSTSNRNLQSALKSMHEPHRNFHESIAKIRKSMEEGDRDGALRIFDGEMQPAAESVFEIFFVFLDEAFQVQEMQDGMTRMLVEEILPLQERAMAHLDRVVEINRDIATREGAALQALSERNKRMTLVALFVALVLAISFGIIITRSIVLPLGQSGRMFKSISDGDMTRTVPPDLLNRKDELGDMGRQMGEMASSLREVFGRLNGGVETLASSSTELSSISEQTAQSAQESSTLSESVAAAAEEMTTSAKAMAHKMEVSSGNLNSVASAMEEMTSTIGEIATNTAKANTSTEESVKSIEGFARMMQELGGAAHEIGKVTETINGISDQTNLLALNATIEAARAGEAGKGFAVVAGEIKELAGQTARATGDIREKITGIQTASERASADIEGIVRGIQNVNHIVGTIAAAIEEQSSAIREVASNIASASSMVEEANDQSGEMNQVSGEIARDMASVSAAASQVESASNQVQETVRELSELSEEIREMMRRFKV is encoded by the coding sequence ATGCATTTTTTAAACAACCTTAAAGTTGGCAGGCGCATGGCTCTGGCCTTTGGCTTATTGACGCTCATTATCTTTTTTCTGGGTGGGCTTGGCTATGTGTCCTCCATAAGAACCGATAGTTCCGCAGATGAAATTGTGATGGTGCGCCTGCCCAGTCTGGATTCTGTGCTTGTCATGGAATATCAGCTGGAAAAGCTTATTTCTGCCCAGCGTATGCTATTAAATCCCAGAAATAGCATGGAAGTCAGAACAATTGCCTATTCTAACATTGATGCAGCACGAAAAAGCTATGGAGAGGCTGCGGATCTCTATGCTCCTTTGCCCCAGACACCGGAAGAAAGCCGGGAGTGGCAGGCTTTTCTCGATGTTCTTTCAAAATGGCGCAGTGTCAATGATGTTTTTTTGTCCCAGTCCCAGGAGATCGATGCTACGGGCATTTTGAATGCGGATGAACTCCTTGGATATATACAGATGTTTCGTTCGGATCATTATGCTTTGATGAATCGGGTGGCAAATTATATTTTGCTTGGAGAATCCTTTGACGGCGGAGAAGATCACAGGGAATGCAATTTTGGTCGCTGGCTGATCTCCTTTTCCACATCCAACAGAAATTTGCAGTCAGCCCTAAAATCTATGCATGAGCCCCACAGGAATTTCCATGAAAGTATAGCAAAAATCCGTAAGTCCATGGAAGAGGGAGACAGGGACGGGGCTTTGAGGATTTTTGATGGGGAGATGCAGCCTGCTGCTGAAAGTGTTTTTGAAATTTTCTTTGTTTTTCTGGATGAAGCTTTTCAGGTTCAGGAGATGCAGGATGGCATGACCCGAATGCTGGTGGAAGAGATTCTGCCTTTACAGGAAAGGGCCATGGCCCATCTGGACAGGGTTGTGGAAATTAACAGGGACATTGCCACACGGGAGGGGGCGGCACTGCAGGCCCTTTCAGAACGAAATAAAAGAATGACCCTTGTGGCCCTCTTTGTGGCCCTTGTTCTGGCGATAAGCTTTGGTATTATTATCACCCGCAGCATTGTTCTGCCTCTGGGTCAGAGTGGACGGATGTTTAAGTCCATTTCCGATGGAGACATGACCCGAACCGTTCCTCCGGATCTTTTGAATAGAAAAGATGAACTTGGGGATATGGGACGGCAGATGGGAGAAATGGCAAGTTCGCTGCGTGAAGTTTTTGGCCGCTTAAATGGCGGCGTAGAGACTCTGGCATCTTCTTCCACAGAGCTTTCCAGTATTTCTGAGCAGACAGCCCAGAGTGCTCAGGAATCCAGCACGCTTTCAGAAAGTGTGGCTGCTGCAGCCGAGGAAATGACCACTTCAGCCAAGGCCATGGCCCATAAAATGGAAGTTTCTTCGGGAAATCTTAACTCCGTTGCTTCGGCCATGGAGGAAATGACTTCTACCATAGGAGAGATTGCCACCAATACGGCAAAGGCCAACACCAGTACGGAAGAGTCCGTTAAAAGTATTGAAGGTTTTGCCCGGATGATGCAGGAGCTGGGAGGCGCTGCCCATGAAATCGGTAAGGTGACGGAAACCATTAACGGGATTTCGGATCAGACCAACCTTCTGGCCTTAAATGCCACCATTGAAGCGGCCCGTGCGGGTGAGGCTGGCAAGGGTTTTGCCGTGGTTGCCGGAGAAATCAAGGAGCTTGCCGGTCAGACGGCCAGAGCCACGGGGGATATCCGGGAAAAAATTACGGGTATCCAGACCGCTTCGGAAAGGGCTTCGGCAGATATTGAAGGGATTGTGCGGGGCATCCAGAATGTCAATCACATTGTGGGAACCATTGCCGCTGCCATAGAAGAACAGTCCTCTGCCATCCGTGAAGTGGCGTCAAACATTGCATCGGCATCTTCCATGGTGGAGGAGGCCAATGACCAGAGTGGTGAAATGAATCAGGTTTCAGGAGAAATCGCAAGAGACATGGCTTCGGTTAGTGCAGCGGCCAGTCAGGTGGAAAGCGCCAGTAATCAGGTTCAGGAAACTGTTAGGGAGCTTTCTGAGCTTTCCGAGGAAATCCGTGAAATGATGAGGCGTTTTAAGGTTTAA
- a CDS encoding PstC family ABC transporter permease, with protein MENHFFLARGKGERIFLHFCGFSAYFTFCLVLLLFGFFLFFAFPLLKSGGYFLLLVTPWQPLAGNYGIAPMIAGTGVISLLAVCIAFPVSLGAAAFCEADLAHKNLVRWIRPVFQLMTGIPTVVYGFLAVFLLVPFLRKAMGGSGFSILAASLMLALLIAPTMILFFSDAFRAVPKEDLRAMTAMGARPEEKFVFLLLPRARSGIVAGVLLAAGRAVGDTLIALMLAGNSLAFPSSLTEPARTLTGHIALVMASDTQSPEFRSIFACGLTLYLITTLLIFFCRRLMVSERGNA; from the coding sequence ATGGAAAACCATTTTTTTTTAGCAAGGGGAAAAGGGGAAAGAATTTTTCTGCATTTTTGCGGATTTTCAGCATATTTCACTTTCTGTCTTGTGCTGCTGCTTTTTGGTTTTTTTCTTTTTTTTGCCTTTCCGCTTCTGAAGAGCGGTGGGTATTTCCTTTTGCTGGTGACACCCTGGCAGCCTCTGGCCGGTAATTACGGCATTGCCCCCATGATTGCTGGAACGGGTGTAATCAGTCTGCTGGCGGTATGCATTGCCTTTCCCGTATCACTGGGAGCGGCAGCTTTCTGTGAGGCGGATCTTGCCCATAAAAATCTTGTCCGCTGGATACGGCCTGTTTTTCAGCTTATGACGGGTATTCCCACGGTTGTTTATGGTTTTCTGGCGGTCTTTCTTCTGGTGCCTTTTCTCCGCAAGGCCATGGGAGGGTCCGGTTTTTCCATTCTTGCCGCATCCCTCATGCTGGCCCTTCTCATCGCCCCTACCATGATACTCTTTTTTTCCGATGCCTTCCGCGCTGTTCCCAAAGAAGATCTGCGAGCCATGACAGCCATGGGAGCCCGTCCTGAAGAAAAATTTGTTTTTCTGCTTCTGCCCCGGGCCAGAAGCGGTATCGTGGCGGGGGTGCTACTCGCCGCAGGCAGGGCCGTGGGGGATACCCTCATCGCCCTGATGCTGGCAGGCAACAGTCTGGCCTTTCCTTCTTCCCTTACGGAACCGGCCCGCACCCTGACAGGCCACATTGCCCTTGTGATGGCTTCGGATACCCAAAGCCCTGAGTTCAGGTCCATTTTTGCCTGCGGTCTGACCCTTTATCTGATTACCACCCTGCTGATTTTTTTCTGCAGAAGGCTGATGGTTTCTGAAAGGGGAAATGCATGA